The following are encoded in a window of Fusarium oxysporum f. sp. lycopersici 4287 chromosome 5, whole genome shotgun sequence genomic DNA:
- a CDS encoding acetoacetate decarboxylase, producing MHKPTAIMPNGTLPLNGESMPIFTPAYSRARGIFTNTTAVGISYRVAASQVTHLVPDVLELEEEPLMTSLFLSYGMSPVGSYTEYAHQVEVTYKGSKFHYNLLFILDNDAAIFAGRELLGFPKVLGKSVIQEFTGTRLVTGSTERPAGRKMVEFEFVPEQMDTNAPPPDRWMLNLRNIPSPHVGQPPSVQEFIPVGLGMKCDEVWTGKGYINFPRKSISDPWVNLDILRYEGSFMARNATAELLVRQPPQKPVCY from the coding sequence ATGCACAAACCCACCGCAATAATGCCTAACGGAACGTTACCTTTGAATGGCGAATCAATGCCAATATTTACCCCAGCATActcaagagcaagaggaATCTTCACCAATACTACTGCAGTAGGCATTTCTTATCGCGTTGCCGCATCTCAGGTCACCCATCTTGTCCCAGATGTTCTCGAACTGGAGGAAGAGCCGCTTATGACTTCGCTGTTTCTCAGCTACGGAATGAGCCCTGTTGGGTCCTACACTGAATATGCTCATCAGGTGGAGGTGACCTACAAGGGCAGCAAGTTCCACTATaatcttctcttcattcttgacAACGATGCCGCCATTTTCGCTGGTCGCGAGCTCCTTGGCTTTCCCAAGGTACTGGGAAAGAGTGTTATTCAAGAGTTTACAGGTACTCGGCTTGTCACCGGCAGCACAGAGAGACCTGCAGGAAGGAAAATGGTCGAGTTTGAGTTCGTTCCTGAGCAAATGGACACCAACGCGCCTCCACCAGACAGATGGATGCTCAACCTCCGCAACATCCCCTCGCCACACGTTGGTCAGCCCCCCTCTGTTCAAGAATTCATTCCAGTTGGTCTGGGAATGAAGTGCGATGAGGTTTGGACGGGAAAGGGCTACATTAACTTTCCGAGGAAGTCGATCTCTGATCCTTGGGTTAACTTGGATATCCTGAGATATGAGGGGAGCTTTATGGCGAGAAACGCGACCGCTGAGCTGCTTGTTCGACAACCTCCTCAGAAACCAGTATGCTATTAA